A segment of the Mercurialis annua linkage group LG4, ddMerAnnu1.2, whole genome shotgun sequence genome:
ACTTAGGTTTGTCTAGTTTCTTGTCGGTTAACATGATCTAATATTCAGTTTTAATGATAATGCTTTTCCTTCACACTTTGTTTCTTTTACGAGTCTCCTATCGTTATCATAACTTATAAGTGCTTCACAAGTATTCATTACTCCTTACATTAGCAAGAGGAGGAAAGCACTTCATCCTTATACATCTCTTCAACTTTTTTTTCCTACACAGCGACTTTGTTGAGTTTTTGCTTGCATGATTGCCTCCGGTCGTTCCTTATTATTCACACCAAGATAAATGAAAGCATAACAGAGTCTCTCTTTTAATTGCTTGACAAAGTGATGAAGTTTATATACAGATATGCATTCAACTTTGAATCAACTATTGGTTTAAGATTTATCCTTTAAGCACATAAGCCATGgacataattgtttttaaatactTTTTGTTTCAACAGGCTCAAAGAAAACACGTGAAACTGTGTTTTCTGTGTTACATGATGCTTGCTGTGATGGTGACCTCACAGTTTCCGAAGCCATTGAAGCCGCTGAAAACATCCTAGCACAAAATGCAATAAAGTTATACAAGATTAAAATTGGCGCGGAAGCCTTTAGTGATGACATTGACAACAGCAATAGTGCTGCAGATAGTGGAGTTTCACTTGTTCGTATCATCTGGACTGATGCATGTGGACAACATCGATGCCGTGtgagtttatttgattttcttaataaattttttgttgttttcttaaTTGAATTTTCCATCTAGAAATTTTATTGGACAAGTActtcatgaaaaaaaaaattgtttttatgttttattttttaactcatCCGGCCTATTCACAACTACTAAGGGCTATTTTGGTGTTTAATGTACGTTAAAACTTGACTTTCGAGTCATGAAATTAGCCTGTGGTCGTTAAAGTTCTTCTTGTTTCCTtacgtaattttttttttcatattgccCTTTTCAGGTTGTTCCCATAAAACGCTTTAACAATGTAGTGAAGAAGAATGGTATTGGTTTAACTTTTGCATGTATGGCGATGATTTCAGCTGTTGATGGTCCAGCAGATGAGACTAATCTGACTGGAGTGGGTGAGATCAGGCTTATTCCTGATTTGTCAACTAAAAGGAGACTTCCATGGTACTATCTTGCTTAATTgtctttaaatttcaattttcccTTGCAGCTATGTAACTTTCCAATGTTTTGTTCCAATGTAATGTTCCACTGTCCTGTGAAGTTAGTATCAGAAAATGATAAACAATGTGTACATTTGTGTTCTTAGAACCTGAGTGTAGACGTGCTTGatatataaaatgaaaactCTCAGTGGGATTACTGTAAACCTACACCAAATAGCCAGAAGGAGGAGAAATATAGATTGAAAATTCTCAGAGGGATTGTAAACCTACATCATCATCGTTATGTTCTACTTAACTATTCTCTTGTTGTTTAGTACCATGTATAGACTTCTTTTGGTTCACTTAGAATctttatattcaatttgtggTCCATTGTTATCTGTTTTAGGAAAGCTTTATGTGGTTGTTATTCTACATTATTTAATTTGTACCATCTCTTATACAATAGGATGAAACAAGAGGAGATGGTTTTGGCTGACATGCACCTTAGACCTTCTGAACCATGGGAGTATTGCCCGAGGGAAGTCTTACGAAAGGTTTCTAAAGTCTTACAAGATGAGTTTAACTTGGTATGTTAAACATTCTATAGTTTATTACActaaaaattgaagttgattATCTACTTTTATTCTGATGTCATAGACTCTATTTCCAGGTAATGAATGCAGGATTTGAAAATGAGTTTGTGCTCTTGAAGAGTGTATTAAAGTATGTAAACTGTAGTCCTTTGAGCAGCATATCAGTTTGTTAGAATAATTACTGAACAAACCATGCATTCTTGCAGGGAGAAAGAAGAGTGGGTGCCGATTGACTCAGCATCCTACTGCTCTGCAGCAGGGTATGATGCTGTTGCCCCTATACTTCATGAAGTTGTCGCAGCACTTGACTCCCTAAATATCCCCGTGGATCAGGTGCATTATTAACCTCACAAACTAACATTTGATAATGTGTTTTCTCATATGAAGTTTTAAGTGTTATTTTGCTTATAACCTAAGAGAATAAGATGGAATTGCATGACCTGGATTTTCAGAATATTGTTTAGTTTCTTTTTTCCCTAATATACTTTCATGCAAAACGTAAAAGAGATTCTTTAGATGATTGGTAAAGACTGTGCTTCCATCATTTGTCACgtaatgttatttttgtttttggttcTGGCTCATCATTTGCAGATGGTCAGTATATTTGTGTTTTATGTAAAAACTTCCTATCAACTATGTGTGCTTCCAATTAAGCACAAGAGTGGGTTAATTTTGTATGATTAATAATCTTGAGTAATATATGGCAAACAGCTCTTTTCTTAATTGGAAAGTAAtgaattttgaaaaagaattaTGTTTTTCATGTTGTCTTCTTGATCCATAATAGAAATTGAGTTTTATTGTTTGAATCATTCATTAACAAAAATCCTCTCTTTCTCATGCATAGAAATTTTGCGATCTACTTTGAACATATTCTGCTTTTACTGATTGCCTAAATTTTGAAACACTTGCAGTTGCATGCAGAAGCTGGGAAAGGCCAGTTTGAATTGGCCCTGGGTTATACAACCTGTATACTCTCTGCTGACAACCTGGTTTATGCTCGAGAGGCTATAAGGGCTGTTGCAAGGAAACATGGATTACTGGCGACTTTTGTGCCAAAGTAGGTTCATAGTTTCTTTAATATTGATGTTTGCATATTTACATattatcttcattttttttgtatattttatataatatacacGTGGTAAGGATTAATCTGCATGGCATACTGACATTTTCTTTTTGCTAGGTATGCCTTAGATGACATTGGTTCTGGATCCCACGTTCATATCAGTTTGTCACAGAATGGGAAAAATGTTTTTATGGCATCTGATGGTTCCTCCAGGCATGGAATTTCAGCCATTGGGGAGGAGTTCATGGCAGGAGTTCTGCATCATCTTCCTTCAATTTTGGCCTTCACAGCACCAATTCCAAAtaggtttttcatttttttttttatgatatattaaatttttcgaATTCTTATATTGTGCTTTGTCACTATCTTCATATACATGGATTAGCTTGCTGGGTTCGGGCTTTTAGTATTTTCTGAAGCTCCTATATGTGCTTATACCACATTGTTGTTATTTTGTAGTTATGATCGGATACAGCCTAACACATGGAGTGGAGCATATCAGTGCTGGGGAAAGGAAAACAGGGAAGCTGCACTAAGAACTGCTTGCCCGCCAGGAATATCAGATGGTCTAGTCAGCAACTTTgaaattaaatcttttgatgGATGTGCAAATCCATACTTGGGATTGGCTGCTATAATTGCAGCCGGCATTGATGGCCTGAGGAAGCATCAATCTCTGCCTGAACCTGTTGGTAAGTTTTTTGTTTATTCTTGATTCGTTCGTTTACATCACTGAGCTTCCACCTTATCAAAGAACCGAACAATGCGTAAAAGGACCATTTGATATTTAACCAACTGTCTATGGAGTTCTATTTCTAGCCCCTTATGTTATTTCCTGAAGAGTACATTGGGAGCTGAAGGGGTCCTGGTGTCTCCAGGTCTCAACATCTCCCATGTTATCTTTTTTCAAATCTTTTATAGTCCTTCTCTGTCCCTGTAAAAAATACTCAGACTTATACCAATCACTCGTATATTCGTCATTGAACTTTTAGAAAGTTTGGGAGTAACTTATAATTCAACCTAACTTCAGCAATATTCCTTACTTCTTATAATAGCATTATTTTTGATACTCAGTCCTAGTTATAATTCTTTTCGTTTTCTATGATGTAGTGAACTTAGTGAattattaatatcaaattatttaataaaacataGTTAAATATAACCTCACATGGGACCCCGAAATTATAAGTGCAGCTCGCTATTGTTCAATGTCAGCCAAACTatatttgtgtattaatttttcttttctacttGACatctattttaatcattttgtgCTCTTAAACAGATATAAATCCTTTCATTCTAGAGGCAGAGCTACAAAGATTGCCTTCATCGCTTTCTGAATCTTTAGAAGCTTTAAAGAAAGACAAAGTCATGGAGGATCTTCTAGGGGAAAAGCTTTTGGTCGCCATTAAAGGAGTCCGCAAGGTATGCTCTCATCGTACATTTCTTTcctaataataaaaagaaatcaaGTAACTTACAAGTGGAATTAAATGGGAGCATGAGCCAATTGATTTTGTGCAAAATTGGTTCTAACCCCATTATTTTTTACTTGGTAAAACATTGGTTCATTGAGTTTCTGTACACATGCATTGAATTTAGAAATTTTGTTGATATATGATTCTATTCCCCTCTTCAAAtcaagtgatttttttttttgataattaaatcaagtgataatttattcaattttattgtaATTGATTGCAGGCTGAGATTGAGTACTATTCAAAGAATAAGGAGGCATACAAGCAATTGATACATCGCTATTGATTACGTTACCGTTAACTTGATAGTGTTTGCACCGGCCCAAGGAATTAGCTGTTGGACTCAAATTATGACGCGGAGTAATTAATCCTAACCATCATTGaaccttttagtttttttatttcagtcattaaataatttttcttttcgatcattgaattttcattatttttcattttggtattttcggTCAATAGGTGGCGGCCGGAAGATGACATGTGGCTATCGGATTTTACTAGTTTTACTTCGAAAAGTTatcacatatacataatttcactttgaaaatgagtttttaggtcaaattatgcatatattACAAGTTTTcaggtaaaaaaataaattaattccgGCTGTCACCTAATCAGTTTTGGctgaaaaatatcaaaattaaaaaaattaaaaatttggtgatcaaaaagaaaaaaaatagttcagtaaaattcaaaagtttattGATCTTCAGAATCAATTATCTTGATATATCTTCTTTGAACATCTTTAACTTATGAGCTTGTTGAactctgttttcttttaaggGACAGTAGCACTTTTACTTAGCCATGTTAtgcgttttaatcatttttgcTATTTTTCACAAATACAAAGGAAAAGAAAACTATCTGAGCTTGTTGAACTCTAATTTCTTATAAGAAATTTTAACGCTATTCTAATAGCAGGATAATGAAGTGTAAGGGACACGAACTTTTACTTGGGCATGTTAtgcattttaatcatttttgttattttcgaCGTCAAAGCAAAATACGGGCCTTGAAATGAACTTTAACCATTTATTCTAATTTGACCAAATTGATCCCCTCAAAACGTTAAACTGACCGGCGGCATTGGAATGGCATGACAAGGGTGCTTCCCTTTCAATCAATGATATGGGATTCGAATTTTGAATATGAAacaatctaaaaaaatattacaagagCTTTATTAATGTAGTGAGTTATATGGACAACAGTTGACGGCAGTCTGATGGTTTGTTGACTGTTTGACTTTAACTCTATACCTTTGACTAAAAAAAATATCGACCATGTTATTTTGCTTTTGACTTCTATTTTTACTACATTCAAATtgaagataaaatttatttagattatcATGAATCATTTAAAATTCGCTTGGAATAAAACTTATACTCATACAACGATATGAAACTcactaaaattatcaaaaaaattcacataagattcatctaattttaaataatattaatataaaaaatattagatcGCCtggataaatttaaatttcgtCTAGATCTATTTAAAGTGCACATTATACACATTATACATTTACTATCAACattcacatatatatatatatatatatatatatatatatatatatatatatgtgtgtgtgtgtgtgtgtgtgtgtgtgtgtgtgtgtgtgtgtgtgtgtgtgtgaattTTGATAGATTTTATATTGTTGCATTCAGCTTAAAGGATCAATTTTCTTTATCTATtttaatgagaaaaataaaaactaaaaccaCTAAAAAGCTAAAAGAATTGAACACAACTTGCATTTCTCTAATGTCATCCAGGTCCTTCAACAAAACTGCTTCTGCTATAAACGGGACTGAAGCTACCCAAATTGTTTCTTCATTAGTGGTTGCATGAGCTGCAAGTTCGTGAGCTACTCCATAAAGTAACCATAAATTTTACTTAAAATCAACGTAAAATGGATCTGATACTAATATAACATTACAAAATCTATTAAGGTTGCCATCATATTCATGTAAGACCCaccaaaattttgaattatattatagcTATTTAAAATCTGCTTAGATTCATTTAGAATtcatctaaaattttgaattaaatatgGTAGAAAATGCTTTATAATCCCTCAAATTGTACCGCCTCCCATTTCACATGCGGAAAATACACATGGTACACAAACGACTTAGGGTTAGCATTTAGTGTTTAGGATTTAGGatttagattataattttttttacaaataaagcATTATATTTTTTAGGAAAAAGTAATTATGTGCCATGGCATGTCAGGTAGGATAAATTATGAGGTACAATTTGGTGGTTTATATAGTAGTActctaatatatttttgaaaaaaataatcatgTGGCATATGCCATGTCAGGTGGATTAAACTGATAGGTAAAATTTAGAAGGTTATATAAAAGGGATTCCTAccaaaatacctaaaattttagagaaaataacaaaaaaaaccacAATATGAGCTTTTATTTCACACTCTaccatttctttttaaaagtttacatCAATGCCATAATTATCACTTTTCTTTCATTAGTACCATTCTCATAGAATAGGGACACGTATCATTAATGATTTCCTTTTTCTTCTCTACAATCTCTTACATTTGTCCTTTTTACCCTCACTttcctctttcttcttcttactGCACAACCCAAATTTCCACCATTAAAATCCTTTCTATCACTGCATTAAAGCGAATTTCATGATGGAAATGGCTAGAGTCGGCATTCAAATTAGAGTTAAAGCTTTAGCCGTCGCCTCCGCCGCCGCAACAAGAGGCGGAAAGAAAAAGTTATTATTGAATGCACAAGATGAAAACGATGAGTTTTAATTAGAGTGCGCCAAAGAATTCAGTTTCAGCATTATTGGAGTTACTaagtcaattttaaaataaataatgtagAAAGTTATTTGATTACTTTTgtagagcaagaagctgagaAACAGATCTagcctttttctttttatcattcATATACCCAGAAATTTTTAGATCTTTAGTGGGTTTGTTTTCATTGCCTATGAAACCATGTAggaaattttttgattaattcaTATAACTAGAAGTTTTTTGACTTCTGTGTTCGATTTTTGAAAATGAGGGAAAGATTGTgcggtttttaaaattggaagaaaaagatagagaaaattagTGATTGTTAGAAAAAGAGTTGAGAAAAAAGGTGGGTTTATTACGGTAATTAGAATTGGTATTTTAGTAGTAATTGAACTGTCAACTGTCACTGCaagtttaattgaattttttaatgaaaGTCCATTTATTACCTCTCAAGTACATTGATACATAGTTGATACGTAcgtgatacatctccgatacattatttgatatattattcgattgctcaaaatatttttcttgtttttacatattttttcgtTTTATTACGTATTTGTTTTacatatatttgatacatttccgatacatatttgattcattttttatacatatttgattcattttcgatacatatttgattattttttatacatatttgattcatttttgatacatatttgattatttttgatacatatttgattcatttttgatacatatttgattcatttttgatacaaccgactaattcgataggttcatttatatatttatactttttccgatacatattttatacatgatagatacatttttaaaattactttatagatacatcatggtatatatttatacatgatagatacatctctaatacataattatacatgataaataaatGATTTATGCATCACACTCGTATTCGGTAtatgtatcaataatgtatccgataaataatttataaaattatcttttcTTAAGTTGTATCATTTTgtgtttttgtatattttatattttatatttttaaatttttaaaataaaaattaaattttaaataaatatataaataaatgaattattttattaaaaaaaaaattgtcatatccaattgagaaaattacacagaTTACGGGCTAAGTCTAATTTATTCTCAAACATACGGGTCACAATTTCTCTTTTGACATATACAATCTCTCTTTTGATAAATACAATTtctaagtttatttttaaattaataacctTTATTATTGCTATTTTGTACCTTCATTAAAAGGGAAAACTATTTTACAATCTTTCAAGTTTGGTAATTTAAGATTCATGCGAGATTCTTGCCATTAAACTCTCCACTATCTTTGACCATTTAATTCATCAATCTAACCTACCCATTTAGAATTTTTAATGCACAAGAGAAAAAATTTTGCCATCGCTTCTACAATCTGAGGCAGATCTCGCTTAAAAATGGTGGCTACATCGGTTCTCTGCAATTAATCTCTTGTTTTTTCTTCAAATAAGCGTCTTTTCCTTCCAATCGGCTTGAGGAAGCAGTTGTTGCCGTGAAAGTCCTTTCCATTTTCATATTTTGGTTCTGAGGAAACGTCGGCCATCTATTCACGAACGGCGGCAGCTTCAAATCCAGACCGCCGCTGATTTTGATCGATGAAGGTGATGATCCGCGCCGCCGCTTGGATTTTGGTCAACAgagatttatttgttttttttttgtttatgaacACAGTTGTTATTAGTGAACAAAATGTTACTTTGTTCTTGTTTAAACTTCTTGTTTTATGATGTTGGttaaatgttactaaacatTAAATGTTATGTTTAGTTCTGTTTTAGTGTTATATATGTTtcttgttggttaaccaatggtgtactaattgtaaaccaataattttattttttaatacacTAATGGTTAACTTTGGGTAAACTGTTGGATGTCTTCCAATGATGCTATTGATTTtctgtttgtaatttttttttcacttataTATCTGTAGTTGTTTATTGGTTAACCAATGATTTACTAATGGTAcatcaataattttatatttagtactctgttagtaaacgttgggttaaccgttggtaaacttgtaataaagtttattttgaataaatcattagtaaatttgaattgtgtattttaaagTTAACTAATAAGTGATTACTGGTTAACTGACAGTTAACTAATTTCGTGTACTGTTAATTTTAGGATATATTATTGttagatttatctaaaaatgattttatgatgttaataaattttttattaaatttaatttattaatggttAACTACATATAAACTGACAGTATATcagttttttttacaaataaataaatgtatattgtgtattcatatttattgattgtttatgatgagttgatgaatttcttgtttttttggattttttttgtttctcaaatgcttgttgttttcattttttttaatcattttatttttttggtttcccttttgccgtttatggcatataattcaaattattagttattataattaaggattattaaagattcttcaatattaattgctatatatttatgctttgagattttgtaggagattttgattcttttaatcacttccttccttttttatagttgacagtaatcctcaaatatcataaagttatttgtgcaatttagAAACTTAAAAGATAtgtcatcaacttttttttggtcaacagtaaaaatctaattaattatagcCATGTAGGGTACTTATTTAAAGAAGTCTATCCAATTCAGTTTGTAAACTGAATTGGATATGGAATTGGACCCAATTcctattgaatttttttttacaaaagtgGCATAGATGTTATTTTTCATGGTGATATGATAATGTGTGAAAATAGAAGCtatttttttggcaattttgttgttttttcaaaattttataaatatttataaaaatacttcttgactttttttatttataaaaatattgagttgactttaaatatttaaaaaaataccaaaaaataaaaattatttacaaaaatacggtGTTTATAATATtggtataatgtcggtatattAGAATTTATGAATCAGAGaatttgaaaacaatatttggtttactattggtataattttaatatactttCTACggatactatttttttatatatattttctaattgATAATATATagactttttttaatatactagtttcgtattacgtgctatgcacgtggcttgTAACGTAACttgtcaatgtacatattagtaaatttattataattatatcaatttttatttataattaatattaaattaattaagaatttttgtaaaagtaaatataataaattcggttattaaattttttttcatactgaatttattcttcttttggttttataataaccataattaaataattaacttaattttactaataatatttttaaaaataataaaatttaaatttaaataataatatattaaccaaacgcagtgttttaattttgtagttcagtCTCCTCTAATttagagacaatttagttattttttacatactaaaaactaaaatggagataatttagctatctattctaaggtattcctactaattttgagataatttagttatttattacatactaaaaactaaattggagacaatttagctacctattctaattagggttttaattataatagtaattaattaaataactaattagttaatgattataaaacctttatttagtaataaactgaaaaggattattcagtaaatttgcatgccCCCCCAATCcgtgattttatatatagtatagatatagatatagatattcTCATTATAGTTGGTAATAAATCAGAGAATTTATATATTgttgatataattttagtaaattgtt
Coding sequences within it:
- the LOC126677713 gene encoding protein fluG, whose product is METEDLREVIEKIELVDGHAHNIVSIDSSFPFINAFSEATGHALSFAHSSLSSKRNLRDIAKLYGCENTLQAVEEYRRAAGLDSISSICFKAAGISAILIDDGLKLDKKHDIDWHKNFASFVGRILRVESLAEEILDKGTTDGSSWTLDNFTESFRENLRSVGDKICGLKSIAAYRTGLEINTKVSRKDVEEGLAEVLHGGKPIRIANKSLIDYVFACSLEVALEFDLPMQIHTGFGDKDLDLRLSNPLHLRMLLEDERFSKCRIVLLHASYPFSKEASYLASVYPQVYLDFGLAVPKLSVHGMKSSLKELLELAPINKVMFSTDGYAFPETHYLGSKKTRETVFSVLHDACCDGDLTVSEAIEAAENILAQNAIKLYKIKIGAEAFSDDIDNSNSAADSGVSLVRIIWTDACGQHRCRVVPIKRFNNVVKKNGIGLTFACMAMISAVDGPADETNLTGVGEIRLIPDLSTKRRLPWMKQEEMVLADMHLRPSEPWEYCPREVLRKVSKVLQDEFNLVMNAGFENEFVLLKSVLKEKEEWVPIDSASYCSAAGYDAVAPILHEVVAALDSLNIPVDQLHAEAGKGQFELALGYTTCILSADNLVYAREAIRAVARKHGLLATFVPKYALDDIGSGSHVHISLSQNGKNVFMASDGSSRHGISAIGEEFMAGVLHHLPSILAFTAPIPNSYDRIQPNTWSGAYQCWGKENREAALRTACPPGISDGLVSNFEIKSFDGCANPYLGLAAIIAAGIDGLRKHQSLPEPVDINPFILEAELQRLPSSLSESLEALKKDKVMEDLLGEKLLVAIKGVRKAEIEYYSKNKEAYKQLIHRY